The DNA region ATTAAAAGGTAATGAACTGAAAACTCGTGATCTAGAAGCTGAAGCTGGAATCCATAGCTGTTCAAAAGGTCATTGAAGCTTCAACCTCTAAACTTGGAAAAGCTGCTGAAGAAGATTTTTGAAGATGCCACTGAAATCACAGCTTCGGGACTATTAAAAATTACTCTGGCCACAACTTCAGATTTAGGAAAAGCCACTGGAGCCACTTCAGATCTAGaaaaatgattttgaaaaatATGCTGGTCCTATAACTTCTGATATAACGAATGTTATGAAAGCCTCatatacggaaaaaaaaataatcagaaccAGCAACTTCAACTATAGAAGAATGTTACCAAGGTGTAGAAAATGTTACAAAAATTTCAGATTCAGACCTAGGAACAAGTAGTAGTGATATAAACTTCAGATATAAAAACTAACACTTTAGGTCAAGGAAATGCTAGTAAAACTTCAGCATCAGTTATTTAAAATTTGATCGAAGCCTCAACTTCAGAATGATCAGTAAAACTTCAGCTTCAATTCCAGAAACTGCAAATGATTAATGAATCTTCACCGTCCGGAATCTAGATAATGTCCCTGAAGCTTCAACTTCAGACCTAGGAATTATCAGTAAAACTTCAGTTCCAGCTCGACGAAATAACACTGAAACTTCGGCTTCATATATGAGAAATGTCAGTGAAGCAACACTTTCAGATCTTCTTAACGTTAGAAAAGGGGTGAAATGTACTAAAACCACAACTTAAGATCTTGAGAACACTAAAACCAatgtttaaaatgataaaaaaaaatcactgaatcTTCAAAGTTAAGTCAAGAGAAAATTTCTGATACCGAGGCTGGTAAATCACGATAGGTGTGTAAATATCATATCaaatttatatacagatagagctAAACCTTCACTCAGAATATAAATGAACATAGAAATGATTACTGAACTTAAAACTTATGATCTAGAAATTGTTCCTGAAgccacaacttaaaaaaaaaaaaaaaaaaaaaaaaatggacgctTTAACTTCTCACTTTAAAAAAAGTCATGTCACTATCTTGTCCCAAAATCGTAATTAAACCAATAATCAGATAATCAACTCAACTAATAAATTACTATATCTTACTTTAGGAATATtcacagaggaaaagagaaaataatgaaaggaaagttCGTTGGCGGTCATGGTAAATACAATGATGTTCTCTATAACTGCAAATTCACAGACCACGAATCTTCATCTTCGCCAACATTATGAGGAATATATGCTGGAGAAAAAAATGGACATCGCGAGGAGGAATTGCCTTCACGatgatttatttctttgttaagaAGAGCACACATTGGTTAAATTTTACAGGAATAATGTTCATCAAAATATCGTGGACTATGAAATAATTGGTATTTATTTACTTGGATAGTACGACTGTGCATATATTTTCCTTGTAAATATGTTTGAATacgataaatacataaaaaatatatattatgagaaAGTGAAATATATCTTGTGCTTTTGACTTtgaacctaaaaaaaaagagtaatatatTTTTGTGCAATAAAGTTTAATTCATAATGAAGAAATTGATATATTCTAAACTTGCACAGCATCCACAAAAtacgaataatgaaaaataacttaTTGGACAATTGtataatttttactataatatatgtaaaaactaAAGGAAATCGCAATTATACGATtcttaaagaaaatataattttctttcacaCAACACAAAGGTATAACACAACAGCTGAATGTCTCAAAAATATATTCCACAGGTGTACAGCTTTCAAAATGGTCGCCTTTGGACTTTGTTCAGGGTAGACAATGAGAGATAAAACAGAATATATAACAAGGAGGGATAATTATACAGTTTATATTACTGGTGGCATTCCTTTATTCATGAATATCACATATGTTTGGTGAAGCTACAACAGTGTGGTGATCTCACCCTCACACGGTCagccggggggagaggggggagggagatagagacagatagagagaaatagatagatagagagagagaaaaagagaaagagagagagagagagagagagagagagagagagagagagagagagagagagagagagagagagaagagagagaaagagagagagagagagagagagagagagagagagagagagagagagagagagacagagagagagagaaagagaaagagagagagagagagagagagagagaaagagagagaaagagagagagagagagagagagagagagagagagagagagagagagagagagagagagagagtgagatgagagagagagagagagaaagagagagagagagagagagagagagagagagagagagagagagagagagagagagagagagagagagagagagagagatgtggtgaGGAAAAGCAAAggtaaatattaaaacaaacaataataataatgataatgaaagagattAAAAGATACAACAACATCGTCGTCACAATTAATATAAATTCtcttaacgaaaaagaaaaaaaaaaagattgaagtaTTATCTCCAGCTGGCCACGCTAAAggggtatacatatacaaatatatatataacagagaggCTTCGTAATAACACTGAGAAACCCCTAACAGAAATTCAGTAAATGTTGTCTGTACAGAGTATAGAGAATGTGTAGAAGAATACATAGGGAGTTACAAGCCTACCGAGCTGTCAGAAGCTTTGCATAGACCATGGGCATTCTCGTGTAAACTGTAGTCAAGGTTCTCGTCTTTTGTAACCAATGGGAAAACTCGAGAATAAAACGGCAAATATTCCTGCACTACACCCACCGATTACTACTCGGATCTACTCAATATATTCTCTATTTGCGACCTTACTCGTATCcggagacgcacacacgcacttacacacaatggcacacatacaaacacgcgcgcacccaTACATCGATAACCACTCgtacataaataaagtaaaataatatctATCAAGCTTTCGACTCACCAACATTTTTACATTCGTCTTAACTCTGACATAATTATTTCTCACCCGTAAGCAAAGTCCTTCACCTGATATAGAAGAATTACAAGCATCTTTAAGAAGCTAAGAAAGTCGAATTATAACTTCTCCATCGATCTCTctctaacaacaataaataaataagttagaCCAACCAATCATAAGTTATGAGGCAAAAGCGATTAAgccacttcatatatatatatgtatatatatatatatatatatatatatatatatatatataaacagattctACGTTACCTTTTAAGGCATTTTCTTtttgagaataaatatatattttcttctattttagaaACTATTCTACACTGAAAGTAAAGTGACTTTGCTTACAGATGACCATCAGAAATACTGTTGAGAAAATACAATAAGTAAAGGAAGAAAGcgtataaaaaaacaacacagcaATACAATAGTATGTCTACATGTTAGCCCCTAACTATGTATAGGCGACAGAAGCCCAGCATCAGGTCGATATATTTTGACGTAGTTTAATTGACCTTAGTTTTGACTTGGTTCCTCGGAGTCTTAATGCTAATCTTGTAACTTACTATGTGAGGTAAACCGAAACGATATTGATtttaaaagaagtaaaaatgtttttaaaaagtaAACTGAGATTGTTGAATTAATCTATACttgatatttcttttcctttctcttagaGGATCCAAGTCATTTATATTACCCGACAAAGCCTCTATACGGCCaggtttaatttttatttccagCTTCTATAACAGCAACGAAGAGTAATTCCGGTGAACAAATACAGTACTTTTCATTGTTTAAAAGTATTCCTACGATTTTTTttgtaggataaaaaaaaaatcgattgaaAGTACAAAATCCCCGTTTTCTTTACAACCTGTTTTTGGATTCCAGGGGGACCTAGCGAAAatataaatttcctttttttctttctttctttctgccaccGGAAGTCTTCTAGAACGAACATCGTAGAgaagcgagaaaagaaaagatgaaacatTACAAttcacaaaggaaagaaaagatcaaatattataataaaaaagcacAGAGATTCGACACTCGATCGCAGTCCTTTAGATTACAGGAGGAGAAAATAACTAAATCTTAAGCTCTACTTAAGGTACACTTCATCAGCTGACGGAAAGCCTTTTCGTCAGACATCACAAGACCCTCCTGTTATTTGTCaaatcttatttcttttcctttctttcattgctttctcttttttcttctattgttaaaaaaaagaagtttcaGGTGCTCATAACAGTTCAAACAAATGCGATCGAATTACCACTATACAACTATTTACACCAGCGAGCCAGCAGCTTTTGCCAAAGATacgggacaaggggggggggggctatacgTCGCCAACAGAAGCGGACTCCCGTGATAAGAATCCTTTTTTATACAAACTATTAGGACCATTGCACCTGGAGTTCTAGTGAGGGTACGGGGGTGTTGTGGTTTTTGTGAAGAGATATTTACAAATTTTGCGGTCTTGGGAAGAGGGAAATATTGTttcatggtgtgtgtatgtatgcatgcatgcatgtatgcatgcatttatgtatgtatgtatgtatgtatgtatgtatgtatgtatgtatctatgtatgcatgtatgcatgtatgcatgtatgcatgtatgcatgtatgcatgcatgtatgtatgtatgtatatgtatatatatatacacacatatatatgtatgtgtatttatatatatatatatatatatatgtatatatatatatatatatatatatatatatatatatatatatatatatatatatatatattggagtgtATCTCTTAAGGATTAAGTGCATATTGGCCATGTAACGTAGATGTTTTTAGGTAATGAAGCAAAGAATAAATGACATCGTTTAGAACACAAAAGGAAGCAGACATGGAGGAGCGTTTCTCGGGGCTGGAGGCGCTGGGCACACGCTGCCTGCAGGAGGCTGCGCGCTCAGCCCCAGGTGATGCAGGCCGGGGTGCCTGCCACGGGGTCCAGCCGGAAGGTCTGGCCCGCGGCGCACGGCCCCTGCAGGAAGTGCTGGTAGCAGCGGGCGTCGCGGCTCCAGTAGTGGGTGCTCATGCCGGCGTGGCAGTCGCAGGTCATGCGGCGCGTGGCGGCGTCCTCCGTCACCAGCTGGCCCTCGGGGCACGGGCCGCGGGTCAGGCGCTCGTAGCACGTCTGGGACTCCTCGTGCAGCACGTGCGAGGTGAAGCAGTTGCACTCGGTCTGGCCGGACGTCTGGTTGAAGCTGAAGTACATGCCAGCGGGGCAGGGGCCCACGGAGTGCTGCTCGTAGCACTGGCCGTCCTCGTGCCAGTAGTAGGGCGTCCAGTCGCGGCGGCAGTGGCAGCCGGACACGCCGGTGTTGAGGTCCAGGTAGAAGAGCTGGCCCTCGGGGCAGGGGCCGCGCGAGTACTGGCGGTAGCAGCGCTGGTCGGGCGTCCAGAAGAACCAGTTGTCGAAGCGGGCGCACTGCGTCTTGCGCTCGCACACGGCCACGCCGGGCTCCGAGAACACCAGCCAGTTGCCGAGCGGGCACGGGCCGCGCGAGTACGGCTGGAAGCAGTGGCCATCGGCCGTGGTGACGTTGCCGGGCAGGCACGTGCACTCGGTCTTGAGCGTGTCCAGGTTGCGCACGTAGCAGTTGATGCCGCCGTCCTGGCACTTGGTCTGGTCGCAGAGGCCGGCCGTGTTCAGCTCGTAGCACACGCCGTCGCCCTCGAGCATGAAGCCGTCGCGGCACTCGCACACGGGCTCCAGCGTGCGGTAGTCGAACTTGAGCAGGTGGCCCTTGGGGCAGGGGCCCTGCTCGTACAGCGGGTAGCAGCGGCCGTCGGTGCGGAAGTAGTGCATGACCATCTCGGACGAGCAGGAGCAGAAGCCCTCACCGCCCGCCGTGCGCCCCATGAACAGCTCGCCCACCTGGCACGGGCCCTGCGTGTACTCCTGGTAGCAGGCGCCGTCCTTGTACCGCGCCCAGAAGCCGGGGCACCTGCAAGAGGGACGCTGCGTTAGTCATGCGGAGGTTGGCTCCTAAATGCCCTCGAGGGGACTCTTTTCCTATATGAAGTTGCTACAAAAAGGTGTTTCAAAAGTCAATTTCAGGATAGTGATCATGTTTTACTGAAAATAGAATAGTTAAAACTACTGTAAAGTTCATCGAGATACTCGTATTATCCATTTAATTATTACaaacatgtaaaaaatatatatacacaaccaaaaggaaaaaatgcacaagatagataatataatattatacgaATATCTCAATAACTTTCTCTTCCATTTGTCTTCTCTCGTTTAgcctatcctttcctccttcttctcctcgtccacatatttgtatatacacatctctcctctcctcttcccatcccacttttcctgctctcctctcaccctcctctccgcttttcctccctttcttcttcttttcccttccccctcccctctctccctccctatcttcccttgccctcctgtctctcccttcccctcttcccatccctctcccccctcctcccttccccttctaaaCTGACCTATACTcactccttcgcctccctccttctccccttccccttcaccactTGACTTGCATCCACTCTCTTCTTGTatgttctcctcctttcccttttcctctgttaTTACAtcttattgattcatttattgattttcctCCTGATTGTattaattttttctttgtcttcctaactctctcttatgtttctgtctcccttctctgtctatctttgtctctttttctgtctgtctctttctttctctctttctcctttcctctttccttctccttcccactctccttatccttccctctctctgactctttacctctggtagaaaacccacaatgcataagCTAGctttattaaaaacgagacaagtttcgaaatcctcctggattccactTTCAGATCtttatctttctacttctccttatctctctcctccatccctctcatcttctccttccctctctccttctccttccctctctccttctccttccctctctccttctccttccctctctccttctcctgccctccctccttctccttccctctctccttctccttccctctctccttctccttcccttcctccttctccttccctctctccttctccttccctctctccttctccttccctctctccttctcctgccctccctccttctccttccctctctccttctccttccctctctccttctccttccctctctccttctccttccctctctccttctccttcccttcctccttctccttccctctctttttgtaTCTCTTCACTATTGCATTTTGTTTAAAGTCAAGCGCTATTTTTAagctcctctctctacctccttgaCCTCCTCTTTGTCCCTATTTTCATCCTCTTTCACCGCTATCATTGATTGACCAGTGACCTAAACTCTGACCTCTGACCTGCTGTCACTCTTTCTACAAATACATTCTCTTTCACACCAGTTatcgtctctcctcttccgctctttctttcttcaatctTCTACATCCTCGGTTTCTTTCTATTATTCTCGTTCACCTTTCGCTCATTCTTGAATGTTTTGTTTACCTAACTGTCCTTGATTTCTTCCcgtttgtctctcccttcctcttccttgcctcttccttacttccctctctcctcttatcttttattttcatctttcttttctttactattttccACTTTACTTCGTTCTcacaccatcttttttttttttttttttttacttgtttcccttcatttcttcattatcccttaccttttcttcgtttgtttcccTCTTACCGTTTCTCATTTTATCTCACCAattccctattcttccttccctgtcttcctttctcttcctctcctacttcctcctttcctttcctcactgACCTTTTGTGACCCTTTATGACATCACAAAAACAAACTGACCTACTCTCTGCATGacctcctttctactctctctctcctcctttctttcccttcgtcccttttccccttcttcctttatttatttatttcgcccGTTTCTCCTTCTGATATCAAAAGCAATCTGATTTGCACTTAACATCCCCCATTTCTGCTTTAAATTAATTCCCTTTCTCCTGCCTTCTCTCCTATCTTCAGTGACCTCCCCTGACCTCTCCCTcctaaacaaataacaataacaacaaacaggtCACCTTTCACTGAATATGTTCCGTCTTGTtcatagatagtttttttttttttttctatattcacttCTCTTCAatcatcccctctttcttccctcctctcccactccttatcCTCACTTCCTTATTTATcagttccccctctttctcccatttctaaACTCCTATTCCCTACTTCCTTTTCTCCCGTCGCCCttcatcctccccacccccaccccctaatgACCTCCCCTGACCCCACCCGACCTTCTAAAACAACAACCCAAACCGACCTGCACTCAGCATGGCCCGTGTCATTAGCCGCCAGCTGTTGGCCCCGACCGCAAGGCCCCCGCGTGAACTCCGGGTAGCAGAGACCGGTGTGGGGCCAGTACACGTGGTAGTCGGCGCACACACAGTCCTGCTTGCCGTCCACTACCAGCGCTTGGAAGCCATCGGGACAGGGTTTGAG from Penaeus chinensis breed Huanghai No. 1 chromosome 31, ASM1920278v2, whole genome shotgun sequence includes:
- the LOC125041953 gene encoding uncharacterized protein LOC125041953 codes for the protein MQPPPRPNMLLLAMTLATLALIPGSLAVPARERPLKPCPDGFQALVVDGKQDCVCADYHVYWPHTGLCYPEFTRGPCGRGQQLAANDTGHAECRCPGFWARYKDGACYQEYTQGPCQVGELFMGRTAGGEGFCSCSSEMVMHYFRTDGRCYPLYEQGPCPKGHLLKFDYRTLEPVCECRDGFMLEGDGVCYELNTAGLCDQTKCQDGGINCYVRNLDTLKTECTCLPGNVTTADGHCFQPYSRGPCPLGNWLVFSEPGVAVCERKTQCARFDNWFFWTPDQRCYRQYSRGPCPEGQLFYLDLNTGVSGCHCRRDWTPYYWHEDGQCYEQHSVGPCPAGMYFSFNQTSGQTECNCFTSHVLHEESQTCYERLTRGPCPEGQLVTEDAATRRMTCDCHAGMSTHYWSRDARCYQHFLQGPCAAGQTFRLDPVAGTPACITWG